The Pontibacter sp. SGAir0037 DNA segment ATTTTCTTCACTACAGTATTAGGGCTTGACAACCAGTTACATGTGTTCTTCTGCCAAAGTGCTACCCTCAGGTAAAAGTTTTATGAGTAACTTTGCCCCATAAAAAACGCATATGACCCGCAAGAGATATATTACGCTTATACTGATATTAGGAACGCTAACGGCTTTAGGCCCTTTTTCAATAGATATGTACCTGCCTGGTTTCCCGGCAATAGCCAAAGATCTGGGTACGACAGTAGCAGAGGTTTCACTTTCTTTGTCGAGTTTTTTCATAGGTATTTCAGCCGGACAGTTTCTGTATGGACCTTTAATGGATAGGTTTGGAAGGAAAGTTCCGCTTTATATAGGTCTTTGCGGCTATGTTATAGCTTCAACGGCCTGTGCTTTTGCCACAACAATAGATGCTTTAGTTATACTTCGTTTTATTCAGGCTATATGTAGTTGTGCCGCTGCGGTAGCATCTGTGGCTATGGTACGTGACTTGTTTCCGGTTCAGGATAACGCTAAAGTATTTTCGCTGCTAATGCTTGTCGTTGGCGTTTCACCAATGATAGCACCGACTGTGGGCGGCTATGTAACTGCAGGTTTTGGCTGGGAAGCAGTTTTCCTGATCCTGGCCGGAATGGCTGCCGCCATACTATTAGCCGTTTATTTTGGTTTACCGGAAAGCAGCCAGCCCGATCCGACTTATTCACTTGCTCCAAAGCAGATGATCGGTAAGTTTATGGCTGTTCTGAAAGAACCACAATTTTATACCTATGCATTTTCTGGGGCAGTTTCCTTTGCAGGCTTGTTAGCTTATGTATCAGGGTCTCCTTTGGTATTTATGGAAATTTTTCAGGTGAATGAAAAGCAATACGGCTGGGTTTTCGCTTTTCTGTCTATTGGTTTAATTGGAGCAAGCCAGGTAAACAGTGTGATGTTGCGCAGGTTCAGGAGCGAACAGATTATTATTACCGCCCTGGTTTGCCAGTTGATAATTGGTGGAGTTCTTTTGGCCGGAACAATTTTAGGCTTTTTAGGTTTGTTTTCTACTATAGCCTGTATATTCCTGTTTTTGTGTTGCCTCGGCTTTACTTTTCCCAATGCCTCAGCCCTATCATTAGCTCCTTTCAGTAAAAATGCCGGAAGTGCATCCGCTTTAATGGGGGCCTCTCAAATGGGTATTGGTGCATTGGCAACTGTTGTTTTAAGTGTTTTCAGCAATCATTCTGCTGTACCTATGGCAGGTGTAATGGCTGCATCAGCATTACTGGCATTGCTGATTTTGTGGTTTGGCCAAAAAATGATTCAGGCAAAGGGTGGGCTTTACGAAGCAGACCCTTCTGCTGCAGGAGCTATTCATTAGCGGCTTATTGAGCTAATGACTGGTAAACTCAAAGGAAGCTGCTTGATGATACAGCTTTCCTTTGCCAGCCATAGAGGAGAGAAATAAGGTAATGTTATTTCTGGCTCTGCTGGTTGAAAGATCAGCGATTATATCCTGTACGCCATCCCCATCCAAGTCTCCCATCCAAAGTAGAACATAAATGGCATTCTCAAATGAATGGTCTTCGGCAAGGGTTTGGGTAACTTTTGATCCGGCTTTGTTACCACTTACTTTCCAGCTGTAATTTTGTATCTTAAACAGGTTGGTACCTTCTACTGCTGCACTGTCACCAGAAGCAGTTAGCTGGTAGGTGCCTCTGCTGGTTTTAAAGGATATTTTATGTCCTGGTGCCAGCACATCCCGCTCCAAGGCAACGGTATCTATTTTTCCAGGGTTCGGATTACTTAACCCAGTCAGAAGTACTATGGTACCCGGTCTGCTGCTGCTTACAGCTCTACCTGATATATGAAGACTATCAGGATCGTGAGCAGGATCATAAACCGTTTTAACAGTCGCCTGAACAGGTTTAAGGACATATTGACCTTCTTCAAAAACCAATGCCAGCCATTTCTTTTGCTGAACACCTTGCCATACTTCATCTTTATGAAATGTACCTTCTAGCAACAGTTTTATTTTACCAGTGGGCTCAGGAGCCAGGTTTGAGCTGTCAACGGTTATAGTTGTTTCTGCTTCAGTTAATAAACTGTCTTCAGCCTGTTCATCATCTGAATTTTCTGCAGTTGAGTCTTCTACCATAACCATGTGATCGGTTATAGTTGTTGAAGAAGTATCGTTATTGCAACTATAAAACAGCACGAGAAGCGGAAAGCATAGGAGGTAGCGCATCATGTATAAATAGTTTGATGAACTAATATAGGTAAAGCTGTTAAAATAAAAACCTCCTGCAGGAGAGGGTAAAGCGAACAGCTCTCGTCTGCAGGAGGTTTTCGGAATCACTTATGTATTTAAATAAGTTTGTTTAAACGATCTTTCAGACCGGCACTTGCTTCTAAAAGCGGTAACCTGACGCTGGCTTTGCAAACACCAAAACGTTCTAGCAAAGCTTTAACACCTACTGGGTTACTTTCTTCATACATCAGCGGGTTAATATCCACAAAGTCGTTCAGTAACTGATGTGCCGGAGCAAAGTCAAACGATAGGCCCAGCTGCACCATTTTGCTGAACTTTTCAGGAAAGGCATTGGCAAGTACAGAAATAACACCTACTGCTCCAAAGGTGATCATGGGGAGGGTTAACAAATCATCTCCACTGATCAGTAAAAAATCCGAAGGTTTGTGTTTCGCAATTATCATGCACTGCTCCATGTTGCCTGATGCCTCTTTTATGCCAATGATATTGGGATGTGCAGAAAGTTTTAAGACTGTATCTGCTGTTACGTTGCTGCTCGTACGGCCGGGAACGTTGTAGAGGATAACCGGTACAGGACAGGCATTGGCAATATGCAGGTAATGCTGGTATATGCCTATCTGAGAAGGCTTGTTATAATAAGGGCTAACTGATAAAATAGCAGCAACACCATCCAGGTCTGTGTTGGCAATTGTTTCAATCACCTGGTGCGTGCTGTTTCCGCCAATACCATAAACTATTGGCAGTCTATCCGCTACATGTTCTTTTATGAAATTTAATATTTCTGCTTTCTCAGCAGTAGTAGTGGTTACTGATTCTGCCGTTGTGCCATTAACAACCAAATAGTTTACACCTCCGCTGATGGTAAAGTCTAACAGCTTAAGCAAACCATCGAAATCTACTGTTAAATCCTCCTTAAAAGGCGTTACTAACGCCACTCCTGTACCTCTGAAAATATCCTGTGTCATGCTAATTTTAAAATGCAGGAAGTTGTTCTCTGCAAGCATGCAAGTTTGCTTTTTTTTATCTAAAACGAAAAAATACTAAAAAGGAATTTTGCTTTCGCCAGTGAGAATTAGCTATACAGAATCTGGAATAGCCTGAATGATATACACTATTGAATGTTATTCTCTTCCACCCATTTCACAAACTGGTCTTTGTAAACCTCGCCAATCGGAATCTCTTTTTTCCCGATTCTGATTCTGCTTTTTTCGATGCTGTCTATTTTCTGAAGTGCAACAATAAAAGAACGGTGCACGCGCAGGAATCTGGATTCCGGCAGTTTCTCCATCATCTTGTTCATCGACAACAGGGTTATTATTTTCTGATCTGTTGTTTGAATGATGATATAATCCTTCAGACCTTCAATCCAGAGCACATCTTTAAAATCGACGCGGATCGTTTTATAGTCTGCTTTTACAAACATAAACTCGTGCTCGTGGGCAGGGGCGGCGGCAGGAACAGGAACTGGCTCTAAAGCTGGTTTGGCAGATCGTTGCAGCCTTTCCTGCGCCTTATTAACCGCCTTCACAAAGCGATCAAACGGAATGGGCTTTAAAAGATAATCGACGGCGTCCTGGTTAAAGCCTTCGAGTGCATAGTCGGGATAAGCTGTTGTGAAGATAATCAGTGGCTGATTCTTCATGATGTTCAGCAACTGTATACCCGTCAGCTCCGGCATTTCTATATCCAGGAACATCAGGTCCACCTTTTCTTCCTGTAAAACCTGCATGGCTTCGGTAGCACTGGCACATGTTTTCACCAGTTGTAAAAAAGGAAGTTTGCTAATATAACTTTCGATTATATCCAGTGCTAAAGGTTCATCATCTACAGCTAAGCATCTTATTGTCATAGTTCTATTTAATTGGTTGGAAGTAAAGTTTCAGCGTAGCATAAAAAGCTCCCTCTTTTTCTTCAAAAGAGAGTTTATGGCGGTTTAGGTAGAGCAAGTTAAGGCGCCTGCGCAAATTTTCAAGACCTATCCCTCCAAAATCCTTCTTTTTATGAGTGCTGATGTTGTTGATCGTGCTGAACTGCAGGCAGGTTTCTTTCACTTCCAGGTTAAAGGTTATTCCAATTTCATTTTTGCTGACCAAGCCGTGCTTAAAGGCATTTTCAACTAAGGTCATCATCATCATAGGGGCAATGGACTTTCCAGCTAAACTTCCTTTTATGTTGAATTTTATACTAGTGTGCTCACGCAGCCGCAGTTTTTGCAGATCAATGAAATTATGAATATGCTCTACCTCCTTCTCCAGGCTGACTAAGGTGTCGTTGCTTTCATACAGCATGTAACGCATCAGGAGCGAAAGCTTCATGATGGCATCTGGCGTTTCTGGCGACTGTTTATAAGCCAGTGAGTATATGTTATTTAAGGTATTAAACAGGAAGTGTGGGTTTACCTGAGATTTTAAATAAGCCAGCTCAGCCGTAAGTTTCTGAGTTTCCAATTCTTTGTTAAGCCGTTCGTTACGGATATAGTTACCCGTTACTTTTAAAGCCGAACTGATAAAAATAACCATAAAGCCACCCAGCATGTACTGCACCAGGCGTTCATAGCTGTACAGGATTTTCATGTTAGGGTTAAATTCCTTGAAAACGTAAAAATCCAGTGGAGACCTAACCAGCGCAAAAACCACTAGGGTAGCCAGCACCAGGGCTATGTATAGTAGTATCCGGTTTCGTGCCAGGTAGTTAGGGATAAGCACATACCAGTTAAAGTAAAAGATAACGGCGTAAAAGGAGAGCGCAATCGTAACATCAACAAACTTATTAAAGTTGAGCAGTTGGTTCGATTGCAGATAGTATAGTGTGATGGTAATAATGACTAGCCAACATATGAAATGTAGGGTAATCTGATACCATTTCTTCATAGAAAGTTCAAGCAAAGCAAGTGGGGTTGCTGTCCAGTTCATGCTGTTTATTCATTCATAGGCAGGCCTGACCTGAAGCGGAGCTTAACAGACTTGCCTAATCTTAAAGTTAATGAATTATAGTGGCATTATAATATTCAGTCGCAGGACTTAGACGAACATCAAAGATTAAACTATAAAGCGAACAAATTTAAAGATAAAGCCGGAGCTACTGTTCGTCCTGAAAAGACAGCAGTTGGTATATTTTATTTTGCTTCCTCAGAAATAAGTAACTTCTTGTACCTGGTCATCCTTAGCTGAATTAGAAAAGCGAAAGATTAAATTTTTGAAGTTGTTAGTTGTTTGTAAGGCGGAAGGCCGGTTGTTTGCAACCGGCCTTCTTTTATGCCTTATTACCTATACTTCCTAATTAACTCAGCATTGCCAGGAACTCTTCTTCTGATACAATTTTGATTCCGAGCTTTGTAGCTTTGTCGAGTTTGGAAGGGCCCATTTTATCACCGGCAACCAGGTAAGATAGTTTTGCAGATATTGAGCTTACAACTTTCCCTCCATGAGATGTGATGAGTTGCTGTAACTCATCGCGGCTAACGCTTTGGAAAACACCGGAAATAACAAAAGTGCTGCCTGCCAGTGTTTCGCTTTCCAGAACAGGAGCACTGGACTCTGATTTAAACTGAAGTCCTGCGGCTTTCAGGCGTTCCACCAGTTGCACGTTATCCGGTTGATTAAAATAAGCGATAATGGAGTTGGCTATTCGATCACCGATTTCATTAACAGCAATAAGCTCTTCGAAAGAAGCCCCTCGTAAAGCTTCTATATCAGGAAAATATTCTACCAGCTTTTTGGCTACTGTATTGCCTACAAAGCGAATTCCCAGTGCAAACAATACTTTATCAAATGTTACTTCTTTAGACTTCTCCAGGCCAGACAGCAGGTTATTGGCAGATTTCTCACCCATACGCTCCAGGCTCATCAGTTGCTCAAATTGCAGGTCGTAAAGATCAGCCGCATTCCTCACTAAGCCCTTCTGGTAAAGCTGTTCTATGGTTTCAGGCCCCAGGCCATCTATGTTCATGGCTTTGCGGGAAATAAAGTGCTCCAGTTTGGCTTTGATCTGGGGTGGGCATCCTTTCTCATTCGGGCAGTAAAAGTTTGCTTCGCCCTCGGTTCTAAATAATGGTGTTTCACAGGCAGGGCAGGTGGTTGGGTAACTAATGGCTATACTGTCAGCAGGGCGCTTGCTCAAGTCTACCCCCGTAATCTTAGGTATGATTTCGCCTCCTTTTTCAACGAACACTGTATCGCCCAAGCGCAGGTCGAGGCGCTGAATTTCGTTGGCATTATGCACAGATGCCCGTTTAACCACTGTACCGGCCAAAAGAACAGGCTGGAGCAGCGCGACAGGTGTTACTGCTCCTGTACGACCTACCTGGTACTGTATACCTTGTAATTGTGTGGCGGCACTCAAAGCCGGATATTTATATGCAATGGCCCAGCGCGGACTTTTGGCGGTGAAGCCAAGTTCTTCCTGCAAGGCATAACTGTTTACCTTCACCACAACGCCATCGGTAGCGATAGGCAGCTCCAGGCGCTTTTGCTCCCATTCATTTATATAGTCGAGTACAGCTTCTATCGAACTGCATTTGCGCCAGGTATCTGATACCTTAAAGCCCCATTTCTGTATAGCCTGCAGGCTTTCCGAATGCGAATCGAAAGGATTGGGAGAGGCGTGGAAGCTATAGGAGTAACAGCCTAATTTGCGGCTTGCCACCACCGCTGAATCCTGTTGTTTTAGTGTTCCGGATGCTGCATTTCTGGGGTTAGCCAGCAATTGTTCGCCAGCCTCTTCGCGCTCTGAATTTAGCTGCTCAAAAACTGACAAAGGCATAAAAACCTCTCCGCGTACTTCAAACAGCTCCGGGAAATTTTCGCCATGTACGTGAAGCGGAATATCTCTTATCGTTCTGACGTTGGCAGAGATATCGTCACCTCTTGTGCCGTCGCCTCGTGTTGCACCCTGTATAAAGCTTCCGTTTTCATAGGTTAGGCTAATTGCCACACCATCAAACTTTTGTTCACATACATATTCCACCTCATCTCCTACAACTTTTCTAACTCTCCTGTCAAATTCGCGGAGATCCTCTTCTGAATAAGTATTGCTTAGCGAAAGCATCGGGTATTTATGAAAAACAGTCGGGAAGCTCTTGGTAATAGTACCGCCAACCCGTTGTGTAGGAGAGTTGAGTGACTTTAGAGCCGGATGCTGCTCTTCCAGTTTCTGAAGCCTCTTAAGCAGCATATCAAATTCATAGTCTGGGACTTCAGAGATGCTGTTCTGGTAGTATTGGTAGTTGAGGTAATTTATTCTTTGTACAAGCTCCTGGATTTCGGAAGCAGGGTCTTTTTCTATAGCCATTTTAACTTGATTTTCCGCCGGTAAATGTACTTAAATAGCTCTAAGCTTTCAATACATGTAATGCGAAAGCATGGGCATTGAGTTTTTAGAACTGCTAATACCATGAATGGCTTGCAGATGTAATATTTGCTTAAACTAACTTGGGGGTATTTCGTTATATTTTATATATAAAAAGTATAATAGTGTAAATACTTACCGCTAATACCAAATAACCAATGCTATGAAAAAATGGATGACTTTTACTTGCTTAATGATTTTGTTATCTGTAGTTGCAATCCGGTGTAGCAACTCTGATGATGAAAATTTCTGGGACTGGATGATTCCCGAAACAGACGATGATCCTACCAGCACCCAAGTTTCCGGCTATGTGTTCCGTCCTGGTGTTGAACCTGCAACAGATGCCAATGTGCAGCAGCTAAAGGTGCCTGCCGGGTTTGCAGTAAATAAATTTGCTGAGAATATAGGAAAACCACGCATACTTGTAGCACACAGCTCCGGCTACGTGTATGTTTCTGATCGCGAAGCAGGGGAGGTTATGCTCCTGCAGGACAGTGATGGAGATGGTGTGGCAGAAAGAAAAGAAGTTGTAGCCAATATCCGTCAGGCACATGGTTTGACTATACATGAAGAAAAACTTTATATAGTATCAGTTAAAGAGCTATATGTGGCTGATATAAATGCAAATGGTACTCTTTCACAGCCCCGAATGCTCCTAAACGATTTGCCCGATGGAGGGCAGCATCCGAACCGTACCATTGCATTCGGACCAGACGGTAAAATGTACATTAGCATTGGCAGTACCTGTAATTCCTGCCCAGAACCTAATCCGGAACACGCAACTATGGTAAGAGCCGAGCCAGATGGATCGGATAGAAAGATATTTGCCAGAGGGCTCCGGAATACGATTGGCTTCGGATGGCATCCGCAGTCTGGTGAGCTGTGGGGTATGGATCATGGCATAGACTGGTTAGGAGATCATGAACAGAAAGAAGAGTTGAATAAGATTGAAGAAGGTAAAAATTATGGCTGGCCCTACATCTACGATATGGGAAAGTATAACCCTTCGGACAGACCACAGGGAGATACAACTTATCAGCAGTATGCCCAGAAAACAACAATGCCTGTTTTACTGTACATGGAGGCACATGCAGCACCAATGGAAATGGTATTTTATACCGGAAGCCAGTTTCCGGCTGAGTACCAGAATAATGCATTTATTGCCATGCGTGGCTCCTGGAACAGAAGTTCTCCGGTGGGCTATAAGGTGGTGAGACTGCGGTTTGCGAACGGGCAACCGGCTGGTTTCGAAGATTTTTTAACAGGCTTCCTCATTAATAACGGCCGCTCTCACTTCGGCAGGCTGGTTGGGTTAGCGGTACATGCCGATGGTTCCCTGCTCGTTTCTGATGATACCAATGGCGCAATTTACAGAGTCTCTAAACAGTAACTTTTGCAGAAGCAGATAAAAAAGAAGGGGTTACCTTATCTAAGGTAGCCCCTTCTTTTTTTAAAGCAATACTTTGATATAAGCTTTAATTATTTAATAACTAAACCATCAGCTACAAAGCTTAGTTCTTCTTTAGGACTGGTGATGGCAGCTATTTCTTCTGGTGTTTTACCTGCATCTTCGGCATAATGGCGTTGTGTTTCTACAGATGTTACCGTGCGTTTAGCTGTACCTGTAAAAACAACAGTTTTGCCGGATAAGTCTTCTACCGGTACAAAAAAGCCATAGTCCCGGAAGGTGACCTTTATGGTCTGGTTATCGGCTAATTTTACATCTAACCAGCAGCCTTTAGACTGGCAGCTGGAGGAAATTTCACCTGTAACAGTTGCTTGTAAAGAATCCTGTTCAGTTACCAGTTCCGCAAGTTGAGAGGTTGTCAGCACGTTTGTTTCGGAGAATGTCATTCCATAGTTACTTGCTGCAGGCTGAGCAACTGCAGTGGTACCTGTTTCTTTAGTGGCATCGGAGAGCGTGTTGGCTTTGTTGCAGCTTACTAAAGCAGCAACAGCAAAAAGTACCAGGTATGTCTTCTTCATAAGGCAGTAATTTTTAAGCAAATATAGCCAATAACATGAACCTGAAAAAGAGAATGTATGCTTATCCTAAAGCTTTAGTGAGGCCTGTTATCCAGCCACCGTGCATTCTGGATGCTAACCATGATTCTTCCGGTAAGCATGGGCATATACTTTGCCGGAAGCTGAACCTGGTACTGGTCTAATAGCATATCAAATGAGGTGCTAAAAATTAAGGCCTGGTTTTCGGGGGTAAACAAAATCGGCAGTATTTGTTCATTAATTACATCCTGGAAAAAAACTCTTGTGCGCCTGCCCATTGTTTCAGTTGAAAGATTGCCGGCATTGATTTTTTCTACAGGCGCTTCAATTTCTATTAAAAGTTCAGGGAATCGGGCAAGGTAGAAGATGTCCTGTATCATGGATAGCGGGCTCGCATTGTTTGCTGCTTCCAAGGTGCTGATATTTAAAATGCACTCCAGTTTCTGAGTGTTCCTGTTATAGCGCACCAGCATGCTTTGAGAGGTAAACTCATAATTTCTTTCGCTTCCTTCTATAGAAATTAATATAGTATTTCCGTTAGTAAAGGCGGGACCGGTTTGAGCCTGGGAGGTATTGATCAGAATGAAGAATCCTCCGATTATAAAAAGTATAATTTTATACATATAAAAGAATTAGCACCTAACTAGTTAACGCAAATTTTTAAACTATGGCGAACCATTAATTGCAAAATGATGCCTTTCATGCTAACTTAATAGAAAACTCTTTGAGAAAGGTACTGAACAGTTTTAGCATAATTAGTTTGCAATTTTGTTCTTTAGTAAGATTGATTATTTGTTTTCTTACTGCCATTTTTGAGGTTTTCATCTGAAAGAGCCGTTTCAGGAGGAAAAGAATTATTTAATGATTATTACATAAACTTTTGGCTCTAATTTTAAAACTATAGAGAGGTAGTATAGGTATAAATGTTATATACTGAAAATGTTAATGAAGTAGTATTTACACAGGGGGAACTGCATCAGGCAAGGTGCGATTTAAGGCAATGGATTCAGATAAAAAAAATAAGGTTAGAGCGAAGCAGTATTCTGCATTCAGTAAAATAGAAGAGATGCACCCGATCAGGATGCTGCTTTATTTAAGCATGATCGGGATTGGAGTTCTTTTTTTCATTCTGATAATAGCATTTGCCCGAACTGGCGGTTTTCAGTCAGAGACTTTCCATTTTCCCAGGTTCTTTAGCATCAGCACTATCCTGATACTTTTCAGCAGTTATACCATCAGTAAGATACCAGGTTTGTATAAAAAGGACAAACTAAAGAAAATGGCCCGTTATTTAGGCTATACACTGGTATTAGGATGCCTCTTTATTGGAGCACAGTTTCTGGGATGGAATGAGGTGTCTGATTCAGGTTTGAATTTCAAGGGTAAAGCATCAGGTACTTACCTGTACCTGATTTCTGCTTTACATATTCTGCACCTGCTCGGAGGTTTAATTTTCCTGTCGTTTCTCTTCCTTAAAACATTACATGTAGCAGCCGATGGAGTGAGAAGCCTTGTGTACATCCGGGATCCTTATCGTACCCTGCAAATCGCAATGCTTCGCAGCTACTGGCATTTTATGGGATTTCTGTGGGTTGGTTTATATGTGGTATTCTTGTTTATGGCCTAGCTCCACACTAACGCACTAATGTAACCGAACCTTTATATTGTTTGGTGTTAAAATCAATTACATAAAAATAAACTCCGTCGTTTACGCCTTTGCCATCCCAGCGGAAGTTACTGTTTTCGCTAAAGTATACTTCTTTGCCCCACCTGTTAAAGATTCTGATATTTTTAAAAGTAGCTGTACAGAACTCAACTGGTAAATCAGGCATTTCAAAATAATCGTTCTTATCGTCATCGTTAGGGGTAAAAATATTAGCTGGAATGTAATCGTCTAGCTTAGGTGCTTTTATCTTAAACTGTAGCATGATAAATTTCTTGTCGGCAGGAATGCAGGCCCCTTCATTTAAATTTATCTTCACTTTTATGTCTTCTCCCTGCAAAAATGCGGCACAGTTAGCTATCCATGAAAATTTCCCTTCTGCGGTACCTGCTCCAGGTGTGGCATTAAACGTCATTCCCATATCAGCCAGACTAAAACCTTCTCCCTCGGCCGATAAATGGAGCTGATCCAGATCTACATCGGCTCCAAAGAAGTTGGCATCGAACGTTTCATCAAGCTCCATTTCAAATACAAACGTGGTTAAATCAGTAGAGATTTCCGGCGCATTGTTTTCATAAATGGTTCTTACTTCAACAATCTCTGTTCGTGAAGTTGCTGCATTGCAAACATCAGATGTAACCTTAAATTCTATCTGATAAGATTCTTTCTGCAGCGCGTTACAATCTATCTCCCAACGGAAAGGAGATTCTACGTGGCCTGTTCCTGTTTTATTCTGAAAAGTAATTTTCTGGCTGCCCATATCGAAGTCTTTTCCCGCTGCAGTTAAGCTTATGGGGCTGTTATCCTGATCGTCACCAATGGCGTTAAAATTAACAACGTCGCCTTCGCGCACATAAATGATGCGATCTGGGGTCGTTAACGATACAGTGGGTGGGACATCAGGTACGGGTTCAATAATAAAGCTAATTCTGAGGGTATCCTGTCGCGGCAGGCTACAGCCGTTGTCGCGCACGATCAGATCCATCTGGTAAACTTTGCCATCCGTATTAAAGCATTCATCAAAACATAAGGTGGCTTTAAGAGAATCCTGGATAGTACTTGTGTTTACTGTTCCGCTGGTGCTTCCAGATAACGTGTAGTTGCTGTTGTTAAAGTTTACAGGTCTTGCAGTCAGGAAAAGAGGGGAGCGCCTGTCGCTGTCTGTATAGTAAATGTCGAGGCAACGCTCTGAAGTGGGAGTGACACGTAAAATTTTGTTTTCGTTGTAAAAAGATTTTTCATCTTTTTCTTTAGCCATAACGACAGGTGATGCATTTGGATTGCACCTGACAACCAGCAATTGAAAATCGCGCCTTACTTCTCCGATTTTTATTTTGTTGCGGTATTCAGAAACTTTAATGCCGAAAACAAACAATCCTAATCGGGTAGGTTTTACTACTAATCGTCCTGTTTCAGCATCTATATTCAGAGCTGGATCTCCCGATATCTGAGAGTTGGTACTATAGCCACTGAGCCAGGTTATTTCAGGGTAAGGCCTTGCCCGGGGGGTAGGCCTCTCATTGCCGGCAACCGCAGAACTGTAACCGTTCAAGGGCGTCGACATTTCGTATACCAGCGAATCGCCATCAGAGTCGGTGCCACCAAAATCGTAATAAAACAATTCGTTCAGGCAGGCATAGTCGCTTAGCGGAGGAAATAATCTTGGCGAAGAATTGATGAAGAGCTGATTATTTTTAACAACCGGTGGGAACTCCATGTAAAAAACCTGACCGGCTCCTTCAGGAGAACGTATATTCTGAATTGTGCTGTTACGGCAGCACCTCTCCCAGACAACATAGTACCCATCGGGATGCCTGAAGTTAGCAGGGTTAAGCGTAATATCCTGGTAATAAACCAACTTAAGCGTTTGGAGCTGACCAATGGAGCAGTCGGGGCTGGTATAAGGCACTGATGTGTTTGAACGAAGCCGCATTGTTACAAAGCCCATCGATGTATTGGTTGCTTTCTCAAAAATCCTAACAGTTACCTCCTGGTCTAAAGCCCCAGGGCTTCCGTTAATGGCATCAAAATACAGGTTCATGGTTAGCCTGTAAGTATTTTCGGACCTATGCTGCAGCTCAAATTCACCGCCCACTATATGGGTGGCATGTGAATAGTAGCTTAAGAAAAAGCCAAAAAGCAGGAGAAGTATACTTAGCCTCATTCTTCCGATCTAAGAAAAAACAGTATTATAATTCTTTATGAAAAATATTTAAAATTAATGATAATTAAAACTCCTGAATCAACTATATTATAATTAAACTTTAACTATCGTTCAGAATCATTTTCCTGAAATGCAGCTGTAAGTTGTACTGTTGTAAGAGACTCCTGTACTTATCTTGAAAAAAACTTAAAATTATATTAA contains these protein-coding regions:
- a CDS encoding multidrug effflux MFS transporter, producing MTRKRYITLILILGTLTALGPFSIDMYLPGFPAIAKDLGTTVAEVSLSLSSFFIGISAGQFLYGPLMDRFGRKVPLYIGLCGYVIASTACAFATTIDALVILRFIQAICSCAAAVASVAMVRDLFPVQDNAKVFSLLMLVVGVSPMIAPTVGGYVTAGFGWEAVFLILAGMAAAILLAVYFGLPESSQPDPTYSLAPKQMIGKFMAVLKEPQFYTYAFSGAVSFAGLLAYVSGSPLVFMEIFQVNEKQYGWVFAFLSIGLIGASQVNSVMLRRFRSEQIIITALVCQLIIGGVLLAGTILGFLGLFSTIACIFLFLCCLGFTFPNASALSLAPFSKNAGSASALMGASQMGIGALATVVLSVFSNHSAVPMAGVMAASALLALLILWFGQKMIQAKGGLYEADPSAAGAIH
- the dapA gene encoding 4-hydroxy-tetrahydrodipicolinate synthase, whose product is MLAENNFLHFKISMTQDIFRGTGVALVTPFKEDLTVDFDGLLKLLDFTISGGVNYLVVNGTTAESVTTTTAEKAEILNFIKEHVADRLPIVYGIGGNSTHQVIETIANTDLDGVAAILSVSPYYNKPSQIGIYQHYLHIANACPVPVILYNVPGRTSSNVTADTVLKLSAHPNIIGIKEASGNMEQCMIIAKHKPSDFLLISGDDLLTLPMITFGAVGVISVLANAFPEKFSKMVQLGLSFDFAPAHQLLNDFVDINPLMYEESNPVGVKALLERFGVCKASVRLPLLEASAGLKDRLNKLI
- a CDS encoding LytTR family DNA-binding domain-containing protein, which codes for MTIRCLAVDDEPLALDIIESYISKLPFLQLVKTCASATEAMQVLQEEKVDLMFLDIEMPELTGIQLLNIMKNQPLIIFTTAYPDYALEGFNQDAVDYLLKPIPFDRFVKAVNKAQERLQRSAKPALEPVPVPAAAPAHEHEFMFVKADYKTIRVDFKDVLWIEGLKDYIIIQTTDQKIITLLSMNKMMEKLPESRFLRVHRSFIVALQKIDSIEKSRIRIGKKEIPIGEVYKDQFVKWVEENNIQ
- a CDS encoding sensor histidine kinase, with protein sequence MNWTATPLALLELSMKKWYQITLHFICWLVIITITLYYLQSNQLLNFNKFVDVTIALSFYAVIFYFNWYVLIPNYLARNRILLYIALVLATLVVFALVRSPLDFYVFKEFNPNMKILYSYERLVQYMLGGFMVIFISSALKVTGNYIRNERLNKELETQKLTAELAYLKSQVNPHFLFNTLNNIYSLAYKQSPETPDAIMKLSLLMRYMLYESNDTLVSLEKEVEHIHNFIDLQKLRLREHTSIKFNIKGSLAGKSIAPMMMMTLVENAFKHGLVSKNEIGITFNLEVKETCLQFSTINNISTHKKKDFGGIGLENLRRRLNLLYLNRHKLSFEEKEGAFYATLKLYFQPIK
- the ligA gene encoding NAD-dependent DNA ligase LigA — encoded protein: MAIEKDPASEIQELVQRINYLNYQYYQNSISEVPDYEFDMLLKRLQKLEEQHPALKSLNSPTQRVGGTITKSFPTVFHKYPMLSLSNTYSEEDLREFDRRVRKVVGDEVEYVCEQKFDGVAISLTYENGSFIQGATRGDGTRGDDISANVRTIRDIPLHVHGENFPELFEVRGEVFMPLSVFEQLNSEREEAGEQLLANPRNAASGTLKQQDSAVVASRKLGCYSYSFHASPNPFDSHSESLQAIQKWGFKVSDTWRKCSSIEAVLDYINEWEQKRLELPIATDGVVVKVNSYALQEELGFTAKSPRWAIAYKYPALSAATQLQGIQYQVGRTGAVTPVALLQPVLLAGTVVKRASVHNANEIQRLDLRLGDTVFVEKGGEIIPKITGVDLSKRPADSIAISYPTTCPACETPLFRTEGEANFYCPNEKGCPPQIKAKLEHFISRKAMNIDGLGPETIEQLYQKGLVRNAADLYDLQFEQLMSLERMGEKSANNLLSGLEKSKEVTFDKVLFALGIRFVGNTVAKKLVEYFPDIEALRGASFEELIAVNEIGDRIANSIIAYFNQPDNVQLVERLKAAGLQFKSESSAPVLESETLAGSTFVISGVFQSVSRDELQQLITSHGGKVVSSISAKLSYLVAGDKMGPSKLDKATKLGIKIVSEEEFLAMLS